The genome window CGAAATCTTCATCAATTTCAACTTCAAATTTTGTTTTTTCTACTTGATTTTCTTCCATAATATCTGCTTCAATTATTGAAATTTCATCAAGACATTTTTGTAAATAATTCTTCTTTTTTTGATGTTTTTGATTCATTTTATAAAAAACAATTCCACCAAAAATTAGAATTGCAACCAAACCAAAAAAAGAAGCTCTTTTGAAGTTTTGATTCTTTTCTTTCAATAAATTTCGTTCTGTTTTCAAGAATGTATTTTCGTATTTCTCAAGATTTGGTTTCAAAATAGTATGATCAGCCACATAAAATAAACTGTCAAAAGACAATAAATTATTTACAGATAATAATTTATCTCGATTATTTCCATACTTCTCATTATATTCAACCACTCGTTCATAGGAAAGTCGCAGTTCTTCATCAAGAATTTTATATTGTTTTGAGAATTCTACAACATTTTCAAAATATTGGATTGCTTCTTTATTTCGCTTTTGTTGATATAAAATTTCACCTAAAAATTGCTCTGAAATCACATACCATTTAATATCATTTTGCTTCCAGAAAGCTTGTTGTGCTTTTTTCAATGTATTAAATGCCGAATTATAATCTTTTTTGTAAAAATCAATAATTCCTTTATTCTTCAAAGCATATTGATAATTTGATGTATCAACCGTTTCAGACAACTCAATTTTGTTGTAATAATCGCTTTTGTTCAGATGATTTGTTTTACTATACAAATAAGACAATTTCCCAAGAATAGAAAGGTAAATACTAAACGATTTTGACTGATGTTTATATTTCTCGAAATATGGTAAAGAAGCTTCATACAATTCTATAGATTCCTTTATTTCATACAGATTTTCCTTTGTTTTTGCTATTCCAACAAGAGAAGAATAAAATGTATAATCATCTTTTATTTCTGTTGAAAGTTGTTTCGAAATCGTGAAATTTTTCAATGCATTATTGTAATTACGTTGCTCCAAAAAATAATTTCCTTTTTCGATATAAGCTTCACTCAAAACAACTTTATCATTCAATCGATAAGCTGTTGAAATCGTAGAATCAATAATTCGAAGATTTTCTTCAACCAAATCATTATTTTTTTTTCGTAAAAATTCAGCTTTATCATTTTGTGTTTTTCCAAACATATTTATTGAACTGAATATGAATAAAATAATTAAGATAAATTTAAGAAATCTATTTCCTGAAATTATAAAACGTAACATACTGTATTTGTTTAATTTGAATAACATT of Empedobacter falsenii contains these proteins:
- a CDS encoding helix-turn-helix domain-containing protein gives rise to the protein MFGKTQNDKAEFLRKKNNDLVEENLRIIDSTISTAYRLNDKVVLSEAYIEKGNYFLEQRNYNNALKNFTISKQLSTEIKDDYTFYSSLVGIAKTKENLYEIKESIELYEASLPYFEKYKHQSKSFSIYLSILGKLSYLYSKTNHLNKSDYYNKIELSETVDTSNYQYALKNKGIIDFYKKDYNSAFNTLKKAQQAFWKQNDIKWYVISEQFLGEILYQQKRNKEAIQYFENVVEFSKQYKILDEELRLSYERVVEYNEKYGNNRDKLLSVNNLLSFDSLFYVADHTILKPNLEKYENTFLKTERNLLKEKNQNFKRASFFGLVAILIFGGIVFYKMNQKHQKKKNYLQKCLDEISIIEADIMEENQVEKTKFEVEIDEDFEQSLQLFEEQKLFLNPKFSLNDLVLELNANRTIVSNYINRSRSKNFNQYINELRINHLLKRFADEPNLKKYTIDALAEETGFNSRKTFSDAFLEHTGFRPSQYLRNIIK